A single window of Oreochromis aureus strain Israel breed Guangdong linkage group 5, ZZ_aureus, whole genome shotgun sequence DNA harbors:
- the LOC116316506 gene encoding taste receptor type 1 member 3-like, giving the protein MASCFTLMALCCFFRLSCSESLPEWVSNISTNLFSLSGDIMLGGLFPINDVTSNLNDITEPNQIRCESVNERVLGLAIAMKYAVDEINGNQTLLPGIKLGYEIYDTCRQSSIIINPTLSFLTEKSSKELPVQCNYTDYETSIVAVIGPFASEMVSAIGKLLGFFMLPQISYGATSDKFSDKLLYPSFFRTVPSDKWQVDVMIKLIQAFGWNWVAIVGSDEVYGQQGVQLFTKMTVNTSVCVAYQGLIPVYTDPKPAIKAIIKNIQTTNVRVVVVFSVAEQAEYFFREVIMSNLTAVWIGCTSWATHYLVTSLPNIETVGTIIAFLDKTDTLGLFTDYAMELFKKLSEERTKTSTPTTNPDSRNNPNNPCPQCWNLSPDNISIVEAPAVQTSAFSVYAAVYSVAQALHNLLECNSTACKWGSGSKIYPWKLLQVLKNTSLNINGTHLDFDNDGNPNIGYKVIQWIWANSSQVDFRNVGEYTEQKLFLNKSLFQWHTKQIPVSTCSAKCDKGQVLRVKGFYSCCFDCIDCLAGTYQANEDDTQCTKCPDRQWSQHRSTNCTDPIFKFFTWDSQDAVIMMLVGVLLLVCQGSVGVMFLMHRGTPLVKASGGPLSFVAVLGLMGASLSLLLFLGEPGDVVCRLQLPFTSIFQTVTLSVILSISLQIICVTEFPEMAASHLHMLRGPVSWLFVLICCTVQAGLSGWFVQEGPSLSEYVANMTIDFVEFFLSCPVSPLTGFALMQVFNGAMALASFMCTFMAVEPLHQYNLARDITFSTLIYCVIWVIFIPIYIGSNSENNKIRSIVHVYFSLASNFGLLAAYYFPKCYLLFRKPDVNTAKYFCTFLEGVPPTQTQEEPQPKAEEGQ; this is encoded by the exons ATGGCTTCATGTTTCACTCTGATGGCTTTGTGCTGTTTCTTTAGACTGAGCTGCAGTGAGAGTTTGCCTGAATGGGTCAGCAACATTTCTACCAACCTCTTCAGTTTGTCTGGGGACATTATGCTTGGAGGGCTCTTTCCCATTAACGATGTCACCAGTAATCTCAATGACATAACAGAGCCCAACCAGATAAGATGTGAAAG TGTAAACGAACGTGTACTGGGACTTGCTATAGCAATGAAATACGCAGTGGATGAAATCAACGGAAATCAGACTCTCCTCCCTGGCATCAAGTTAGGTTATGAAATCTATGACACATGCAGACAATCATCAATTATTATAAACCCCACTCTGTCTTTCCTCActgaaaaatccagcaaagaacTACCTGTGCAGTGTAATTACACCGACTATGAGACAAGTATAGTTGCAGTGATTGGTCCTTTTGCCTCAGAAATGGTGTCAGCCATTGGAAAACTCCTGGGATTTTTTATGCTACCACAG ATTAGCTATGGGGCCACCAGCGACAAGTTCAGTGATAAACTTCTCTACCCGTCATTCTTTCGTACGGTGCCCAGTGACAAATGGCAAGTGGATGTCATGATAAAGCTAATACAGGCATTTGGCTGGAACTGGGTTGCAATTGTGGGCAGTGATGAAGTGTACGGGCAACAAGGTGTGCAGCTGTTCACTAAAATGACAGTAAACACATCTGTCTGTGTGGCCTATCAGGGCCTGATTCCAGTGTACACTGACCCTAAACCAGCGATCAAAGCCATCATAAAAAATATCCAAACGACCAATGTCAGAGTGGTAGTGGTGTTTTCTGTCGCAGAGCAAGCTGAATACTTTTTTAGAGAG GTTATCATGAGTAATCTAACAGCTGTGTGGATTGGTTGCACAAGTTGGGCAACCCACTATCTAGTGACTTCTCTGCCCAACATTGAAACAGTTGGCACAATCATTGCATTCCTTGACAAAACAGACACCCTTGGCCTGTTCACCGATTATGCAATGGAGCTCTTCAAGAAACTCAGTGAAGAGCGGACAAAGACATCCACTCCGACCACAAATCCTGACAGTCGAAACAATCCAAACAATCCCTGCCCACAATGCTGGAACTTGTCACCAGACAACATTAGCATAGTGGAAGCACCAGCCGTCCAGACATCAGCTTTCAGTGTGTATGCTGCTGTTTACAGTGTAGCACAGGCACTGCATAACCTGCTGGAGTGTAATTCAACTGCCTGTAAGTGGGGATCTGGAAGCAAAATCTATCCCTggaag CTGTTGCAGGTTTTAAAGAACACTTCTCTTAACATAAATGGTACACATCTAGACTTTGACAATGATGGTAACCCGAACATAGGATACAAAGTGATTCAGTGGATCTGGGCAAACTCATCTCAAGTGGACTTTAGAAATGTGGGAGAATATACTGAACAAAAGCTGTTCCTCAATAAGTCCCTCTTTCAATGGCACACTAAACAG ATTCCTGTGTCCACCTGTTCAGCAAAATGTGACAAAGGCCAGGTCCTCAGAGTCAAAGGCTTCTATTCCTGCTGTTTTGACTGCATCGACTGTTTGGCAGGCACCTACCAGGCAAATGAAG ACGACACCCAGTGTACTAAATGTCCCGACCGCCAATGGTCCCAGCATCGCAGCACGAACTGCACTGACCCCATCTTTAAGTTTTTCACCTGGGACAGCCAGGATGCTGTGATAATGATGCTGGTTGGTGTGCTGCTGCTGGTATGTCAGGGGTCAGTGGGTGTTATGTTCCTGATGCATCGAGGAACCCCCCTGGTAAAGGCTTCTGGGGGACCCTTGAGTTTTGTGGCTGTGCTCGGCCTGATGGGAGCCAGTCTAAGTCTGCTGCTCTTCCTGGGGGAGCCAGGGGACGTGGTCTGCCGTCTTCAGCTGCCCTTCACTTCCATTTTTCAGACTGTCACCCTCTCCGTTATCCTGTCCATCTCACTACAG ataaTTTGCGTGACAGAGTTCCCAGAGATGGCTGCCTCTCACCTGCATATGTTAAGAGGCCCTGTGAGCTGGCTGTTTGTGCTGATCTGCTGCACTGTGCAGGCTGGTCTCAGTGGCTGGTTTGTTCAAGAAGGACCTTCATTGTCTGAATATGTGGCAAATATGACAATAGACTTTGTAGAATTCTTCCTCTCATGTCCTGTGTCACCTTTGACTGGATTTGCTTTAATGCAAGTTTTCAATGGTGCAATGGCCCTTGCATCATTCATGTGCACCTTCATGGCAGTGGAGCCTCTTCATCAGTATAACCTAGCCAGGGACATCACCTTTTCCACCCTGATCTACTGTGTCATTTGGGTGATTTTTATTCCAATCTACATTGGCAGCAACAGTGAAAATAATAAGATCAGGTCAATTGTCCATGTTTATTTCAGCCTGGCAAGCAACTTTGGACTACTGGCAGCCTACTACTTTCCGAAATGTTATTTGTTGTTCAGGAAGCCTGACGTAAACACAGCAAAGTACTTCTGTACCTTCTTAGAGGGCGTCCCACCAACTCAAACTCAGGAGGAACCACAGCCAAAAGCAGAGGAAGGGCAATAG
- the LOC116316502 gene encoding LOW QUALITY PROTEIN: taste receptor type 1 member 3-like (The sequence of the model RefSeq protein was modified relative to this genomic sequence to represent the inferred CDS: deleted 1 base in 1 codon) yields the protein MASCFTLMALCCFFRLSCSESLPEWVSNISTNLFSLSGDIMLGGLFPINDVTSNLSDITEPNQIRCESVNKRVLGLAIAMKYAVDGINGNQTLLPGIKLGYEIYDTCRQSSIIINPTLSFLTEKSSQELPVQCNYTDYETSIVAVIGPFESEMVSVIGKLLGFFMLPQISYGATSDKFSDKLLYPSFFRTVPSDKWQVDVMIKLIQAFGWNWVALVGSDEVYGQQGVQLFTKMTVNTSVCVAYQGLIPVYTDPKPAIKTIIHNIQTTNVRVVVVFSVAEQAEYFFREVIMSNLTAVWIGCTSWAIHTRVTSLPSIETVGTIIAFVDKTDTLGLFTYYAMELFKKLSEERTKTSTPTTNPDSRNNPNNPCPQCWNLSPDNISIVEAPAVQTSAFSVYAAVYSVAQALHNLLECNSTACKWGSGSKIYPWKLLQVLKNTSLNINGTHLDFDNDGNPNIGYKVIQWIWANSSQVDFRNVGEYTEQKLFLNKSLFQWHTKQIPVSTCSTKCDKGQVLRVKGFYSCCFDCIDCLAGTYQANEDDTQCTKCPDRQWSQHRSTNCTDPIFKFFTWDSQDAVIMMLVGVLLLVCQGSVGVMFLMHRGTPLVKASGGPLSFVAVLGLMGASLSLLLFLGEPGDVVCRLQLPFTSIFQTVTLSVILSISLQIICVTEFPEMAASHLHMLRGPVSWLFVLICCAVQAGFCGWFVQEGPSLSEYVANMTIDFVEFFLSCPVSPLIGFALMQVFNGAMALASFMCTFMAVEPLYQYNLARDITFSTLIYCVIWVIFIPIYVGNNRDNDKIRSIVHVYFSLASNFGLLAAYYFPKCYFLLRKPELNTPKYFCTFLEGVPITQTEEEQQPKAEEGQ from the exons ATGGCTTCATGTTTCACTCTGATGGCTTTGTGCTGTTTCTTTAGACTGAGCTGCAGTGAGAGTTTGCCTGAATGGGTCAGCAACATTTCTACCAACCTCTTCAGTTTGTCTGGGGACATTATGCTTGGAGGGCTCTTTCCCATTAACGATGTCACCAGTAATCTCAGTGACATAACAGAGCCCAACCAGATAAGATGTGAAAG TGTAAACAAACGTGTACTGGGACTTGCTATAGCAATGAAATACGCAGTGGATGGAATCAATGGAAATCAGACTCTCCTCCCTGGCATCAAGTTAGGTTATGAAATCTATGACACATGCAGACAATCATCAATTATTATAAACCCCACTCTGTCTTTCCTCACTGAAAAATCCAGCCAAGAACTACCTGTGCAGTGTAATTACACCGACTATGAGACAAGTATAGTTGCAGTGATTGGTCCTTTTGAATCAGAAATGGTGTCAGTCATTGGAAAACTCCTGGGATTTTTTATGCTACCACAG ATTAGCTATGGGGCCACCAGCGACAAGTTCAGTGATAAACTTCTCTACCCGTCATTCTTTCGTACGGTGCCCAGTGACAAATGGCAAGTGGATGTCATGATAAAGCTAATACAGGCATTTGGCTGGAACTGGGTTGCACTTGTGGGCAGTGATGAAGTGTACGGGCAACAAGGTGTGCAGCTGTTCACTAAAATGACAGTAAACACATCTGTCTGTGTGGCCTATCAGGGCCTGATTCCAGTGTACACTGACCCTAAACCAGCGATCAAAACCATCATACACAATATCCAAACGACCAATGTCAGAGTGGTAGTGGTGTTTTCTGTCGCAGAGCAAGCTGAATACTTTTTTAGAGAG GTTATCATGAGTAATCTAACAGCTGTGTGGATTGGTTGCACAAGTTGGGCAATACATACTCGAGTGACTTCTCTGCCCAGCATTGAAACAGTTGGCACAATCATTGCATTTGTTGACAAAACAGACACCCTTGGCCTGTTCACATATTATGCAATGGAGCTCTTCAAGAAACTCAGTGAAGAGCGGACAAAGACATCCACTCCGACCACAAATCCTGACAGTCGAAACAATCCAAACAATCCCTGCCCACAATGCTGGAACTTGTCACCAGACAACATTAGCATAGTGGAAGCACCAGCCGTCCAGACATCAGCTTTCAGTGTGTATGCTGCTGTTTACAGTGTAGCACAGGCACTGCATAACCTGCTGGAGTGCAATTCAACTGCCTGTAAGTGGGGATCTGGAAGCAAAATCTATCCCTGGAAg CTGTTGCAGGTTTTAAAGAACACTTCTCTTAACATAAATGGTACACATCTAGACTTTGACAATGATGGTAACCCGAACATAGGATACAAAGTGATTCAGTGGATCTGGGCAAACTCATCTCAAGTGGACTTTAGAAATGTGGGAGAATATACTGAACAAAAGCTGTTCCTCAATAAGTCCCTCTTTCAGTGGCACACTAAACAG ATTCCTGTGTCCACCTGTTcaaca aaatgtgacaaaggCCAGGTCCTCAGAGTCAAAGGCTTCTATTCCTGCTGTTTTGACTGCATCGACTGTTTGGCAGGCACCTACCAGGCAAATGAAG ACGACACCCAGTGTACTAAATGTCCCGACCGCCAATGGTCCCAGCATCGCAGCACGAACTGCACTGACCCCATCTTTAAGTTTTTTACCTGGGACAGCCAGGATGCTGTGATAATGATGCTGGTTGGTGTGCTGCTGCTGGTATGTCAGGGGTCAGTGGGTGTTATGTTCCTGATGCATCGAGGAACCCCCCTGGTAAAGGCTTCTGGGGGACCCTTGAGTTTTGTGGCTGTGCTCGGCCTGATGGGAGCCAGTCTTAGTCTGCTGCTCTTCCTGGGGGAGCCAGGGGATGTGGTCTGCCGTCTACAGCTGCCCTTCACTTCCATTTTTCAGACTGTCACCCTCTCCGTTATCCTGTCCATCTCACTACAG ataaTTTGCGTGACAGAGTTCCCAGAGATGGCTGCCTCTCACCTGCATATGTTAAGAGGCCCTGTGAGCTGGCTGTTTGTGCTGATCTGCTGCGCTGTGCAGGCTGGTTTCTGTGGCTGGTTTGTTCAAGAAGGACCTTCATTGTCAGAATATGTGGCAAATATGACAATAGACTTTGTAGAATTCTTCCTCTCATGTCCTGTGTCACCTTTGATTGGATTTGCTTTAATGCAAGTTTTCAATGGTGCAATGGCCCTTGCATCATTCATGTGCACCTTCATGGCAGTGGAGCCTCTTTATCAGTATAACCTAGCCAGGGACATCACCTTTTCCACCCTGATCTACTGTGTCATTTGGGTGATTTTTATTCCAATCTACGTAGGCAACAACAGAGATAATGACAAGATCAGGTCAATTGTCCATGTTTATTTCAGCCTGGCAAGCAACTTTGGACTACTGGCAGCCTACTACTTTCCAAAATGCTACTTCTTGTTAAGGAAACCTGAATTAAACACACCAAAGTACTTCTGTACCTTCTTAGAGGGCGTCCCAATAACTCAAACTGAGGAAGAGCAACAGCCAAAAGCAGAGGAAGGGCAATAA